A single Paraburkholderia sp. D15 DNA region contains:
- the pcaF gene encoding 3-oxoadipyl-CoA thiolase, with amino-acid sequence MTEAFLCDAIRTPIGRYAGALSSVRADDLGAVPLKALMERNKEVDWSAVADVIYGCANQAGEDNRNVARMSLLLAGLPQDVPGSTVNRLCGSGMDALGIAARAIKSGEAGLMMAGGVESMSRAPFVMGKAASAFSRQADIFDTTIGWRFVNPLMKQLYGVDSMPETGENVATDYGISRADQDAFALRSQQKAARAQRDGTLAQEIVGVTIAQKKGDPLTVSQDEHPRETSLDALAKLKGVVRADGTVTAGNASGVNDGAAALLLADEANAKRFGLTPRARVLGIATAGVAPRVMGIGPAPATQKLLARLNMRIDQFDVIELNEAFASQGLAVLRALGVADDDARVNPNGGAIALGHPLGMSGARLVTTAMYQLQRTQGRFALCTMCIGVGQGIAIAIERV; translated from the coding sequence ATGACCGAAGCCTTCCTTTGCGACGCGATTCGCACGCCCATTGGCCGCTACGCGGGTGCGTTGTCGTCGGTGCGCGCCGACGATCTGGGCGCGGTGCCGCTCAAGGCGTTGATGGAGCGCAACAAGGAAGTCGACTGGAGCGCGGTCGCCGACGTGATCTACGGTTGCGCGAACCAGGCCGGCGAAGACAACCGCAACGTCGCGCGCATGTCGCTGCTGCTGGCCGGTTTGCCGCAGGACGTGCCCGGCTCGACAGTGAACCGCCTGTGCGGCTCGGGCATGGACGCGTTGGGCATTGCGGCGCGCGCGATCAAGTCGGGCGAGGCGGGGCTGATGATGGCGGGCGGTGTCGAAAGCATGAGCCGCGCGCCGTTCGTGATGGGCAAGGCGGCCAGCGCGTTCTCGCGCCAGGCCGACATTTTCGACACGACGATCGGCTGGCGTTTCGTCAATCCGCTGATGAAGCAGTTGTACGGCGTCGACTCGATGCCGGAGACCGGCGAAAACGTCGCGACGGACTACGGCATCAGCCGCGCCGATCAGGACGCGTTCGCGCTGCGCAGCCAGCAGAAGGCCGCGCGTGCGCAGCGTGACGGCACACTCGCGCAGGAGATCGTCGGCGTGACGATCGCGCAGAAGAAGGGCGATCCGCTCACGGTGTCGCAGGACGAGCATCCGCGCGAAACCAGCCTCGACGCGCTTGCGAAACTCAAGGGCGTGGTGCGGGCGGACGGCACGGTGACGGCCGGCAACGCATCGGGCGTGAACGACGGCGCGGCCGCGCTGCTGCTCGCCGACGAAGCGAACGCGAAACGCTTCGGCCTGACGCCGCGTGCGCGCGTGCTCGGCATCGCGACCGCCGGCGTGGCGCCGCGCGTGATGGGGATCGGCCCGGCGCCCGCCACGCAAAAACTGTTGGCGCGCCTGAACATGCGCATCGATCAGTTCGACGTGATCGAGCTGAACGAGGCGTTCGCCTCGCAGGGGCTGGCGGTGCTGCGCGCGCTCGGCGTCGCCGATGACGACGCGCGCGTCAATCCGAACGGCGGCGCGATCGCGCTCGGCCATCCGCTCGGCATGAGCGGCGCGCGCCTCGTGACGACCGCGATGTATCAATTGCAGCGCACGCAGGGCCGCTTCGCGCTGTGCACGATGTGCATCGGTGTCGGTCAAGGGATCGCGATCGCGATCGAGCGCGTGTGA
- a CDS encoding DUF2917 domain-containing protein → MEQASPQCMDEGAQPVAHQQDEHPAKMVVHFSVAPGATLTWRIDVDSTLTVQGARLWITRINFPYDYWLDPGHTLRLQRGERIWLSCEDTRAARVSLSCTLPAKRGVLHRWLGRLAWLSLGPPTPR, encoded by the coding sequence ATGGAGCAGGCAAGCCCGCAGTGCATGGATGAGGGCGCGCAACCGGTTGCGCATCAGCAGGACGAACATCCCGCGAAGATGGTCGTGCATTTTTCGGTCGCGCCGGGCGCGACGCTCACGTGGCGCATCGACGTGGACAGCACGCTGACCGTGCAAGGCGCGCGTCTGTGGATCACGCGCATCAATTTTCCGTACGACTACTGGCTCGACCCGGGACACACGTTGCGTTTGCAACGAGGCGAGCGCATCTGGCTGAGCTGCGAGGACACGCGGGCTGCGCGCGTGTCGTTGAGCTGCACGTTGCCGGCGAAACGCGGTGTGTTGCATCGCTGGCTCGGGCGGCTCGCGTGGCTGAGTCTCGGGCCGCCGACGCCGCGCTAG